The following proteins come from a genomic window of Papaver somniferum cultivar HN1 unplaced genomic scaffold, ASM357369v1 unplaced-scaffold_65, whole genome shotgun sequence:
- the LOC113343741 gene encoding serine/threonine-protein phosphatase PP2A-2 catalytic subunit, which produces MPATGDLDHQIEHLMECKPLTEAEVKGLCEQARAVIVEERNVQPVKCPVTVCGDIHGQFHDLIELFRIGGKSPDTNYLFMGDYVDRGYYSVETVTLLVALKVRYRDRITILRGNHESRQITQVYGFYDECLRKYGNANVWKYFTDLFDYLPLTALIESQVFCLHGGLSPSLDTLDNIRALDRIQEVPHEGPMCDLLWSDPDDRCGWGISPRGAGYTFGQDIAAQFNHTNGLSLVARAHQLVMDGYNWCQEKNVVTVFSAPNYCYRCGNMAAILEIGENMDQNFLQFDPAPRQVEPDTTRKTPDYFL; this is translated from the exons atgcctGCAACGGGAGATCTAGACCACCAGATAGAACATTTGATGGAATGTAAACCATTAACAGAAGCAGAAGTAAAAGGTTTATGTGAACAAGCTAGAGCTGTAATTGTCGAAGAACGGAATGTGCAGCCTGTTAAATGCCCAGTTACTGTTTGTGGTGATATACATGGTCAATTTCATGATCTTATTGAATTGTTTCGTATTGGTGGTAAATCTCCTGATACTAATTATCTTTTCATGGGGGATTATGTAG ACCGTGGATACTATTCAGTGGAGACAGTCACACTGTTAGTGGCCTTAAAAGTCCGTTATAGAGATAGAATTACAATTTTAAGAGGAAACCATGAAAGCCGGCAAATAACTCAAGT GTATGGTTTTTATGATGAGtgcttgagaaaatatggaaatgcAAATGTTTGGAAGTATTTTACTGACCTCTTTGACTATCTACCCCTCACAGCTCTTATTGAGAGTCAG gtgttTTGTTTGCATGGTGGACTCTCCCCATCCTTGGATACATTAGACAATATTCGGGCTTTAGACCGTATACAAGAG GTTCCCCATGAAGGACCTATGTGTGATCTTTTATGGTCTGATCCGGATGACCGATGTGGGTGGGGAATTTCTCCTAGGGGAGCTGGCTATACATTCGGGCAGGACATCGCAGCTCAGTTCAACCACACCAATGGACTATCCTTAGTCGCAAGAGCCCATCAACTTGTGATGGATGGTTATAACTGGTGTCAG GAAAAGAATGTGGTTACGGTGTTCAGTGCACCGAATTATTGTTACCGGTGTGGGAATATGGCAGCAATACTTGAGATTGGGGAAAACATGGATCAGAACTTCCTTCAGTTTGACCCGGCTCCTCGACAAGTTGAACCAGACACCACTCGCAAGACTCCAGATTACTTTTTGTAA
- the LOC113343772 gene encoding 2-oxoisovalerate dehydrogenase subunit beta 1, mitochondrial-like, producing the protein MAKSVKELGKQWMISSFSKRGFSTACSTLKSSSSSRSTMEKQSGKSVNLFTAINQALYIALETDPNAYLFGEDVSFGGVFRCSTGLADQFGSKRVFNTPLCEQGIVGFGIGLAAMGNRAIAEIQFADYIFPAFDQIVNEAAKFRYRSGNQFNCGGLTIRTPYGAVGHGGHYHSQSPESFFCQVPGLKVVIPRSPKQAKGLLLASIRDPNPVIFFEPKWLYRLAVEEVPEDDYMFPLSEAEVIRHGSDITLVGWGSQLAVMEQACVDAEKEEISCELIDLKTLIPWDKETVEASVRKTGRLLVSHEAPVTGGFGAEISASITERCFSRLEAPVARTCGLDTPFPLVFEPFFMPTKNKILDAIKATVNY; encoded by the exons ATGGCGAAATCTGTGAAAGAATTGGGAAAACAATGGATGATCTCAAGTTTCAGCAAAAGGGGGTTCTCAACAGCTTGTTCGACTttaaaatcttcttcatcttctaggtCTACCATGGAAAAACAGAGTGGAAAATCTGTGAATCTTTTTACTGCTATTAATCAAGCACTTTATATTGCTCTGGAGACTGACCCCAA TGCATACTTGTTTGGAGAAGATGTGAGTTTTGGTGGAGTTTTTCGTTGCTCAACAGGATTAGCTGATCAATTTGGTAGTAAAAGGGTTTTTAATACCCCTCTTTGTGAACAG GGTATCGTTGGATTCGGTATTGGTCTCGCGGCAATG GGGAATCGGGCTATTGCTGAAATTCAGTTTGCAGATTATATTTTCCCGGCTTTCGATCAG ATTGTGAATGAAGCGGCCAAGTTTAGATACCGAAGTGGGAATCAGTTCAACTGTGGAG gtttaacaatAAGAACACCTTATGGTGCTGTGGGCCATGGTGGCCATTATCATTCACAATCGCCGGAATCATTTTTTTGTCAAGTTCCCGGACTCAAG GTTGTCATTCCGCGAAGTCCAAAGCAAGCGAAAGGTTTATTATTGGCTTCAATACGAGACCCTAATCCTGTCATATTTTTTGAGCCAAAG TGGCTTTACCGTTTGGCAGTAGAAGAAGTTCCTGAAGATGATTATATGTTTCCCTTATCTGAGGCTGAG GTTATTCGTCATGGCAGCGACATAACACTTGTAGGATGGGGATCTCAGCTTGCAGTTATGGAGCAAGCGTGTGTGGATGCTGAAAAG GAGGAAATATCTTGTGAACTGATAGACCTTAAAACTTTGATTCCATGGGACAAGGAAACAGTAGAAGCCTCTGTCAGGAAAACTGGAAGGCTACTT GTTAGTCATGAAGCTCCAGTGACAGGAGGATTTGGTGCTGAGATTTCTGCATCTATTACGGAACGCTGCTTCTCAAGG CTAGAAGCTCCTGTAGCAAGAACATGCGGCTTGGACACTCCTTTCCCTCTCGTGTTTGAACCTTTCTTTATGCCCACCAAGAACAAG ATCTTGGATGCAATCAAAGCAACTGTGAATTACTAA